The Mycolicibacterium aichiense region TGACACGCTCGATTAGTTTGTCAGCAATAGCGCGAAAACGCGCGATGCGCTCCTCGGCCTCCAACCGCTTCGCCCGCTCTGCATCGACCTCCGCCTGCTTGGTTTCGAGCTGAACACGAAGCTTTTCAATCCGCTCGCTAAGAGCCGCCACGATCTTGCCTAGGTTTTCGACACGCTCGCGAAAGCTGACGATGACCGCCTTGGCAGCCTCCTCGTTACCATCGACGTCACGCAACACAAGCTGCGTGACGACGTGCAGCCGCACCGCATCAGCGGCAACGCGGGCGACTGTGTAACCCGATGCTCGCCCACCGAGCGTTGCCGCGCCAACACCAGCCACACCAGTGAGCCCCGTGATCAGAGCCGCGCCACCAGCCATACCTAGCCCTCCCGCTGCGATCGACCCGCCGCCGAGCGCCGCCATTCCCGCGGTCGTCGCAACCGCGCCCGAGTAGCCAAGGACAAGTGAACCGAAAACGCCCGCGATCGCGGGCGCTGCGAGCCCGCCAGTCAGCAGGCCCACGCCGAGCCCCGCCCCAGCAAGGAGCGCGTACTTTGACCACGAGCCTGTCGCCGACAGCTTCTTGATGGCATCTTTGTAGGCGGTTTCCACGGCGTCGAGATCCTCGGGATGCAGCTGGTTCATCGCGCAATGGGCATCTGACAGGGTTTTGGCGCGGACGTTTCGGTCCCACTTGCCCTCGACCCACGGTTCGAAGCCGTACAAGTCAATGAGGACCAGCAGTGCTCGAGACCGCTTGGCGACCAGTCCCGAGATCTCCGGACCTGCGTCCTCCAGCGCCTCGAGATCGGTGGACTCGGTGGCTGTAATTTGGTAGACGACTTCGGCCAGCGGAGACGACCAGTCGCTAATGCTTCGGCTCTCGATGGCCTGGACCGCGGCAAGGCGAAACGCGTTTCGAACAGCGCGCTTGGAGGCGAGGCTCTTCCCAGCCGACGCTGCGATGTCACGCTGCATCATTCGGTACTGCCAAGCGGTGAGGATGAAATCCTCGTCTGCTGAAAGCTCAAGCTTCTTCTGCACGTGTTGGCCGTCCACCGTCAACACGCTAGCGGCATCCCCCGACAAGACGAGCGTTTCTCAGCATCGATCGCGCCGCGGTTGAACATTTCGTGCAAGCGATTCCTGTCCATTGGTCGGCGCAGCGAGCCACCGACGGGGGTGCCCGAAAGACGCGTGACGCACATCCGCCAGCACGGCCCAATCGACGATGGCGCAAATGTAGGAATCGACTCGCAAGTATTCGCGAACTTTGTCGGTGTGCTCAGGCCGACATCGGCACCGGGCACGGGCGTGGGCGCGATCAGGTCGTGGTGCCCCACCAAATAGCGGATCCTCGGTCCGACCTATTTCGTATACACATGATTGATGCGCTGCCTAGATTCTTCGGTGGGAGGTAGCAGTCGGAAATGAAGTTTAAGTGGGTTTCACCGGCGAACGGCACTTCGCGGCCCGTCCCCAAGCCGTTCAGTGCTGCGCCGACTTCGCCGAATGCGGTGCCCAACCGCCCGAACGCACAGACGGAACGTCCTGCTGTTATTCCCCCTCCAGCTCCAGTCACTTCCGGCCCGCGTATCGCGCCCGTTACGCGCGGCCCGATCGCAACAGACGCCGCAGATATTCCGACTCTCGACGGTGACGCTGCGAGAGCAGTCACGCACCGCGGCAGTCACATTCAGATCATCGCAGCCGCCGGCTCGGGGAAGACGGAAGTCGTTTCTCAGCGGGTGGCGTCGTTGCTCTCCGACGGAGAGCCGCCGGAGTCGATCGTCGCATTCACATTTACCGAGAAGGCCGCCGCTGAGCTCAAGGAGCGCATTCGTGAGCGGGTAACCGCACTCATGGGACCGAAGGCCACTGATCAGCTCGGCCGGTTGTTCGTCGGGACAATCCACGCGTATTGCTTCCGGATGCTCCAGATGTACGTGCCGCGGTATGAGACCTACACTCCGCTCGACGCAAATCAGCTGACGAACTTCCTTTACCAGCAGAGCAGGCTGATCGGTATCACCGCACTCGTACCTACCGACGGCACGTTCAAGAACATCGCTACTTTCCAGCGTGGCATCGACGTGATCGAGAACGAGCTGATCGAAATCGAGACCTTGCCCGCCGGCGACTTCAAGGCTGCGGTGGAGTCCTACTACGCAGCGCTCGATCGCCATCAGTTCATGTCGTTCGGCACGCAGATCGTCCGCGCCGTTGAGGCACTTGCCGACCCCGAAGTCCACGCCGCGGTGGTCGCTCCACTACGGCACCTCATCGTCGACGAGTACCAGGACGTCAACCCAGCGCAGGAGCGACTGGTCGAACTGCTCGCAAAGCCCCACGGCAATGCGGACGTCGTGGTGGTCGGTGACGACGACCAAGCGATCTACCAGTGGCGTGGCTCGTCAGTCACAAACATCGTTACTTTCGCCGATCGTTACCCCGCAGTCACTCAATTCACACTCCTGACCAATCGTCGCTCACGACCTGGAATCATCGAGGTTGCAAACCTTTTCGCCGAAACGATCCCCGGACGCATCCAAAAGCAGATGCTGCCATTTCGCGACGCTGACGGTCCGAGTGTCGCGATCGTCCGGGATCCGGGAAACGAGGGCGACGCGGCAGACGAGATAGCGCGGCAGATCCTCGACTTCCATTCGAAGGGGCTCCCCTACCGGGACATCGCGGTCCTCGTCCGCGGCCGGGCTGCCTATCCGGCGCTCATTGACGCCTTTGCCAAGGCGGCCATACCCGTACAAGCAGGCGGGCGGTCGGGGTTGTTTGCGCAATCCGAACCGCAGGTGTTCGGAGCCACGTACGCATGGATCGCCGACATCGATTGGGCGAATGCGAAATTCGCTCAACGGCAGAAGGTCACCCTCGACCTTCTGCTCAACGACTATTGCGCTGTATTCAATCTCGCGCACTCAATGCGCGCGAAACTGTCCACATATCTCGAGGAGTGGAAAGCGCGGGCGCTCGCGAGCGATTTCAATGAGAGCCTTGTCCGCGACTTCTACTCGTTGATGGCGTTGATTGAAGTCAACAAGTGGGATCTGTCGGATGCATTAATACGCAACCGTCTTGGGACCATCGCGCGGTTCACTGCCGTTCTAGCCGATTATGAGGGCGTCAGCTGGCGCGCACGCAAAGACCCGAATAACCCGACTGAACAGGTCGGCGGCCGCAGCGGTGGAGTGTGGTTCTACAAGAACCTCGCCATATTGCTCACTAATTTTGCCGTGGGTAGCTACGATGACTTCGCAGGCGAGGAAGGTCACCTCGACGACGCCGTAGCGCTGGGAACGATTCACGGCTCGAAAGGCCTGGAGTGGCCGGTAGTGTTCCTTCCGTCGCTAGTGAAGCAGCGATTCCCGTCGAATATGACCGGACGTGCGCAGGTGTTTCCCGGCGATCTCATCGGCCGTTTCGACCGGCAAAGGTACGAAGGTAGCGACGCCGACGAGCGGCGGCTGTTTTACGTCGCAATCACACGCGCCCGCGACGCAGTACTGCTGTCGAGCTTCTCCCTGCGAGACAACGGAAAGAGCCGCGGCGCATCGCCGTACTTCGATGAGGTCGTAAACGCCTACACAAAATCCGGCACGCCCACGTCCGCAACGAGTAAGGGTGCGTCGGCCGAGGCTGACATCGCGATCACCTACAGTGAACTGGCTGCATTCGAGTCTTGCCCGCGGAGCTACCTGCTGAAGAACGAGCTCGGATTCATGCCGGCAATTCAGCAAGAACTCGGGTACGGCAACGCGGTCCACCACACGATGCGGGTGCTCGCTGAGCGCACGCAGGCGACGGGCGCTATACCCACAGCGCTACAAGTGGATCAGCTGCTTAACTCCGAGTTCTTCTTGCCGTTCGCGAACAAGGCGGGCCACAGGGAGATGCGAGAGAAGGCGCGGCGTCTCGTCATGCGATACGTTAACGAACATTCTTCAGATCTGTTGCGCACCTGGGCAACTGAACGCCCATTCGAGCTCTATCTCGATGGCGCCGTAATCTCAGGTCGCGCCGACGTCATCTACGACAGCCACGACGGGCAGATTGGACGAGTCGCAATCGTGGACTACAAGACGTCAACCGGCGGGCAGATCGACCCGCTGCAACTGCAGATCTATACAGAAGCCGGACGACGCGAAGGACTCGATGTCGGCGGCGCCTTCATTCAGGACCTCGGCGCTGAGACTCGGTACGACGTAGCCATCGATACAAAATCGATCTCGGATGCCGAGACTCAGATTATCACCACCGTAGACGCGTTGCGACGCCGTGAATTCGAGCCGAAACCGGACCGCAGAAAGTGCCGTCAGTGTGACGTGCGGCAGATCTGCTCGGCCTCAGCGACCTAGTGGCGCCTCGGCGCAACCCATGACGCACCTCGAACTCAAGCGCTGTATTCCTCCGCGAGGTCAGATTCGTAGAAAGCGTCCGCCCGCTTGTCCTCATGTAAAACAGCTTCTCGCACAGCAGGTTTCGTCATATCGAGCACTTTCATCTTGCTCCCGACCTGAGCGACCGCTTCGATGCGGTGGAACTCATCGCCGAACTCTTGCGCAAATCCTGCGAGTGCCTTCAGTTTGGTCACAGCGTCATCGAGGTGCGTCCCATGTGGGTCGACGATCGACGCTTTCACCTCTCCTCCGACATCATGGAAGAACACGAAATCGGGATGCATCGTTCGCCAATTTCCTTGACCGTCGCGATAGGCGATGCCGATAGAATCTACCGCCGAACGCGGCGGGTTGCGATACCAACCGACCGCGCCTTCGGCGAGTTCGGCGTTCACCACCTTCTGTTCCCACTTGTTCAGCGACGACAGAGGAAACAGTCCGTCTTCGTCCGACATTAAGTGCCGTCCGACAAGGGGCGCATCAATTTCGGTGTCATCTTCGAGGACCTTGTAATCCTCCATGCGGGATCTCGGCTGACCGAGTTCTCCGCGCTGGGGTTCGGTGGTCATCGCGCGAATGTCCTCATAGTCCTGTTGGCGTACATCGGGGAGCGACTTGATGGCGACGCGGTGCTGCGCGAACCAACTGTCCACTAGTTCAGTCGCCTCCTGGTCAACCTTCTCGCGCACCTCTTTGATCATCGAGAGCGCGGAGGCGCGCACGTAGGCGTCACGCAGTCCGTCATCGTCATCATCATCCGCGCCAGCGAGATGGTTAACGTACGACTGCGCGACGTCCGCGCCGAAGGCCTTCTTGGCGTCCTCGAAAGCCGACCTGATCGCGCGGTCGTCTGCACGCATCGAGAACTCTCGATATGTGAGCTTCTTCGACTCTGATGTCCCCGAGATCTCCTGTATGTCGACGCGCCAAACCTCGTCGATTTGCTCGTCAAGCAGGCCGCTGTACCGGGTCGCATACGTGTCGAGTATCAGGTGCATTTCGCGCTCCGCATCGGACAATGCACCGGGGCGAACACCATCCATCGCAAGCGACTGAGCCAGGGCGACAAGCCTTCTAACTGGTCGCGCGCCCCGTTTGGGCAATGTCTGTGTCGGAAGCCTGCTCCAGACCGACCACACTGACTCTGGAATGGACGGGTTGTCGCGAAGAACGCGGCCGTCGAGCAGAATCTTCTTCGTTGTCCCGGTCCCGGGCATTTCTTCAAGTTGGCCGGTGAGATAACGCACGACATTCCCCGCCGTCGTGCGGTCGAAGAACGGCAAGATGCACTCGACGGCGTTGAGCGCCTCGTCGCCCGGCACACGGCGCGCCAACGGACTGCGGACCATACGACCCAACAGCTGAGTGATGTGCGTCGTGTCCTTCGCAGGACGGAAGGACACCATCACCTCCGCGCGCGGGCAGTCCCAGCCCGTCGAGATCGCATCCTTCGCAACAAGTACACGCACTTCAGGCGTCTCCTGGACGCGTTGCGGCTCGATCCAGCCAACATCCCAACGGCCGAAATGCTGACGGGCGTGGTCGCCCAATACGTGAGCGACACTACCGCCGTACAACTCAGGGACCACCTCGGCGATGGTGTCGAGGGCACGACCGATTTCGTCGGGTTCCGGCGTGTTCGGTGTCTGCAGAACAAGCAGAGGCACGACTGTGACGGCGAGCCCTTGCTCATTCGAGTAAGAGGCCCACCGCTCAGTCGAGGCGGCGAGTTTCTGCGCAGCGAGCTTCACCAGCGTCGTGTCGAAGTTTCCTGCTTCGTTCGGAATATCAAGGCTCACGACGTCCTTGACGAGTCCGGACTCCTGCACTCGGTTCGGGTCGACCATCACTGCGGGATACTCGCGGCGATGCCCGGACTCGTCCGCTTCCTTCATCGCGGACTCGAAGCGCTCGATCGTTGCCGAGATACCCCAGACAATCGGGATCGCCGGATAACCGGCATGGCCCTGAACGAGCCTTCGGACAATCGTCGTCTTGTCCGTGCTGGCTTTGGTGTTGAAGCCGCGATGCGCCTCATCAAGAACGAGGTAAAGCGTCAGGTCCTCGTCCGCGATCGTATTTGCGATCGTCTCCCAAATCGTGTAGCCCTGTAGATCCGGTGTACCGGGCAGCACCTGCTGATTCTCATCCTCCACGTGTCCGCGCGTCAGTTTTGAGCTCTTCGAAAGTTTCTGGGTGTTAAGGAAATACACTTTGCCGGGGTCCAGCTTGGCCTTAGCGAACGGGGGTTCGATCGTTACGAGATCCGACGATGTGAACTTCTCGGACGCGTCCATTAACCGCATGCGCGTTTGATCATTGAGATTTGGATCGTCCGAGAACCAGAGCACGACAGCTCCCTCGTCCGGCTCGAAGTCGAACGTCTCCGACCCGTAGAAGAGTGCCTCGATAACTGCGGCCGCCATGACCGTCTTACCCGCGCCCGTTGGCGCGGTGAGGGCTACAGAAGATTCCTTCCCGTCGCGCTCCCAAGCCGTTTGGGCGCGGTCGAGCGTCCGAAGAATGTCGTCCACGGCATCTTCTTGGTAATCCTTTAGAGTGAACTTCACAGTGTGCTACGCCCCGTCTCAATCTCGAAGTTCTGAAGGTACGCCTCGTACAACCGAACCGGCTCCACCTGATCGGGCAATTCGCGCACCACCGATTCGAACAGGCGATCCTCGTCTGTGACGATGAATGCGACTCGAATACTGTCCATCGCAGCAACAGCCTTAAGGAATCTCTCGGACTGATTCAGGTCCGCCAGAACGCCGTAGGTGTCGGCAGCGTTCCAGCCCGCCGACATATCCTCGATGCGGCGGCCTTGCGAACCAGCTCGCAACCACAAAAGCGGTGCGACTTTCTCGAACTCGCGGTTCGACGAAACCCGGAGTGGGGCCTCATATGTCAGGGCGAAGAACTCAACATTTTCATCGAATCCGTCAGCGATCGGAAATTCATCAGTGAACTTGTAGTCACCCCTTACAGGGTCGCCATTGGGAGTGTTGCCCGTGATCGCCGCAGCGAGCCGAGGCTGTGTAATGTGCCGGCAGATTCCCCGCTGCTCCCATTCCGGATCCCCGGGGCGGTAGCTTTGATCAACGAGCTCTTTCTGCTCGTCGGCTCCGACCTCATTGTTGGTGACGCTGATCGAACGGCGTCGACCACCGTCCTGCTTGTTTAAGCGCATAACGGCGTGCGCCGTGGTGCCGGAACCAGCAAAGAAATCAACGATCGTGGCATTCGGCTTGTTCACAACCGCGAAGCGGAGCGCATCCTCCACCGCATAAAGGGATTTCGGAAAAGGAAACTTGCGCCCAGGGATCAATGTGGCCAGCAATGACGAACCGAACAAGCCCGCGTCGTGAGCAGGGGCGGTCCACACCGTCCTTGGTGCGGTCGTGCGAATTGCGCCCTCGCGATGTCGCAAGATGAGCGCACCTCGGTCATCTTTGCCAAGTTGCTCGATCTCGCCGGCTGCAATGCGTTTCTTCTCGGCCGTGCGTAGATAGTTTACTTTATGACCTGAGGAAGAAGAATTGATCCTGGCGGTCCCATCGAGGAATGCTTTCCTAATCGCTACAGCGCCAAGTTGCCATGTATTCTCGTCGCCATTCGGGCGTATAGGCCATATCGCAGTCAATCCTGGCGCAGGCGCAGCCACCGCATTTCTATCCGACTGCAGAGGTATTGTCTCGCCGACCGAGTGCAAACGGCCGTCTGCGTGAACCCAAATTGGATAGAATAGATTTGGACGGGCAGTTCGAGAGCTGTTGGATCCCGTTCGCATTAGTGAAAACCAGATGGGAGCCTTCACCGCCGTGGCATCACCCTCAGCACTACTGAGGGGCGCTGGTACAACGCCGGAGCCTTCTCCAAGAACAACGTAGAACAGATACTCTTCGGTCCGAGTGAACGCTCCTGGCCGCGCAACGCCCGCGCGAGGGTTCGTTACGTCTGTAACCATCTGAACCCGCGCTTCGGGGAACACTTGCTCGAGCAGTAGCCCTAACCGCAGATACTCTTTCTCGTCAATCGTCACAATGAGCACTGAATCATCCGGGTTGAGTAACTGCTTCGCCAACTTCAATCGTCGCTCCATAAAAGCGAGCCACTTCGAGTGGCGGTATAAGTCCTCGCCCTCGACGTAATCGTTGTTGTATTTCCAGTCCCTTGCGCCAGTGTTATAAGGCGGGTCGATATAGATAACATCGACTTGCGCGCGGTGTGTGAACAGAAGTGTTTGGAGCGCGTGATAGTTCTCGGCATTGATGACCGAGTGGTAGGGCTTGTCGCCGCCGCGTTCGATTTTTCCGGTAGAGACGAGACCGGGATAGATCGGATCCCGGAACTCGGCTACAACGACGAGGTCGTCGACGAGCGCCTCCGCGGTCTCGTCGTCGCCGATCAATTCCAGCGATGCCGTTCGGATGCCGGATGCATCTCTAGTGAACTCCACGACACGCCAGAGTCGGGCATCACGCGCACTCGATTTCGATCCGCGCGGTGGGAGAATTCGCACCTTGTCACCCCGCCGCACTGGGCGACCGGGCAGCTCGACTGCCTCGGGCACGTGACGTTCGAAGTTCAAGCCAAAGGCCCGCCGGTTTGAGAGGGCATCGACCTCTCGCCTCAGATCCTTTGCAAGCGCAGGATCCTTGGTCTCGAGTTGCCGAAGCAGGTCATTCAGCCGGGACACAGCTCTCCTTTGTTACGTCGGGATCGGACGGCAAATGCTCGCCATATTAGGTTCATTCGTCATCTGACACGTCAATGACGCTGCGCGCGAACGTCGCCAGGATCCGCACGTGCGTTTGCCGAGGCAACTGACGCGTGCCGGGCTCACCGAAGGGCGTTCCGGGCCGGGCAGGGGCTTCAGCCAGCAGATCGTCGAGCCCGGGACGCGCGAGCATAAGGAGTCCGTGTGTCGCGCGCGTGCACGCGACCGCGAGTCGCCCGAACGACGAGTTGAATGTGTCGAGTTCGGCGGCGCCGTTCAAGGGGTGCACCGCGATCGTGACGCCGTTCGTGTTGCCCTGCCACGAATCAACCGTCGAAGCGACGATGTCGCGATCCGTTAGGTTGTGCTTTTTCTGCAGCCGGTCGACGATCTCCTTCGCGTCATCAACCGACTGATTGCGCGTCGCAAGGATCGCGATCAGTGGATACTGATGATCGCCTCGAGGACTAATCCTGTCCCAGTTGCCTGTTGGCCGCCCCGGCACGTCGATGTCGTACGTCGCTGAAATGAGCGACACTTCAGCCGTGAAGAACTCGTCTACAACGTATTCGACGAACTCCATGAGCGGCATATCGATGTCAGCAGCTTCAGGCTCCGGCAGACCAGCAACTTCGAGCAAGGTTGGTACGCCCGTACCAACCTGTCGCCAAATCTCGGCCACGCCATCGTCCATGGAACCGAGGTCGATCTCACGATCACCGGGTGCTGCGACGCAGTCAAGCGATTCCCATTCCGGGTAGAAGGCACGCCATAGAGCAAGGTGGCCAGCGCACGGCCGCCACACCGTCGGGAGCTCGCGCGACCACGTCCGCGGATCATCGTCATACTCGGTGGGCCACGCACGATACGGGTTGTAGCCCGGGTCTCCGCGCCACGGATTTTCGCCAATCTCCAGCGGTGGCAATTGGCCTACGTCGCCCACGCCGACCCATAGCGGTGCAATCTTCGTGATCCGGTCGAACAAGTGGTGTGCGATCTGCCAGGCTTCGTCGACGAACAGCACGTCGAACGGAGCAACCCCGTTCGCAGCGTCGCCGAGGTGGTTGCGCAACCGTCCCACTTCGCCGATGGCACCGAACCGGGCGGCAGTCGCGATTACGACCTTCACATCTGTCGGAAGTTGACTCGTCGATGTGACTACGCTGGCAGCGGCGAGCACTTCACTTGGGATGGCGTTGTACGCCTCATGACTCGCCAGCAGCGCGACGGCGTCCTTGCCGAGGGAATCCGCCACAGATACCGCGAGTGGTCGTACCTGTTTGTTGGTAAACGCGGTGATGGCGACGCGTCGTCCTTCCGCATGCTGTGTCGCCTCGACTACGAGGCGCTTCAGTGCGTACGACTTCCCCGCGCCCGCTGATGCTTTCAGCAGGATCCGCTCCATGGGAGAGGTGCCCGCTAGCATGTCCGCCAGTTCGGCGCTGGCCTCGTCGGAAACGCAATCGTTCAACGCCGCAGCGTCCTCATGATGCTTGTCGCCGATCGCGACGTCGAGCGGCCCTTGGAAATGACCGGTCTCGCCGTGTTCCGTCGTCACTCCAGGTCGTCCATCGTCTCGTCGTCGGGCACCGGTTCTGGCGCAACCGCAAACGCGTTGCCCGCCGCTGCTTGGGCCGCCGACACTTCGAACGCGTCATCGTCGCGTACTGGTGGCCATTTCTCCGGATTCAATTCGCCGCGGGCGCGCCGGGACGCGATGAGGTCGGAGAATTCGGCCTCGCTGCGCTCATGCGAACGGCAGCACCACCGGTGCGTCTGAGGGTCAGCGTCGTACGACGCGAAGGTGCAATCGGCTTTGGGCGCCGATGTCGTGTCGGGCTTCGGTTTTGCAACGGACAGAACGCTATTCCCCGAAAGTTTTGAGAACCAAGCGAAGTCGGCGATCACGAGGTGGTCGCCGACTTCGACTGCGGGGACCGTGTGCGGATCCCATCGTAGGAGGGCCGCTTCTTTGCCCGTCGCAGAGAGCGGACCGATGGAGAGTTCGCCGATCTTGAAGCTGCCGGCCGGCGCCGAATCAACCCACACGCCTGGTTCCTCAACGCTAGCGGCCCCGTTTAGCGTCAACATCACCACACGCGTCCCGTCCACGATTCGCCGGGATTCGACATCGAGCTCGAGCGGCTCAACTGCCGCCACTGTCGCAAATGCGACGGAGCGGTTTCCGGCATCCGCCGCCATGTCCTGCGCCGCTTGCGGATTCGAGAGCGCGAGTAACTGCGACGCGCACACCCCGTCGCTCTCGGTCATCGGAACCAACGAATTGCGCCAGGGGCGATAGGTCCGACCGAAGCGGACCAAATCGGAGGCGTGTAGCTCGAGTCGCCGACGCCACACCTGCTGCGCGTCGGACTCGATGACACGGTACGAGTCTCGGAGTGTCGACGATCCGACGCCGTCTAGCGCGTCGAGTGCGCGTTCGAGGGTCTCTGCTTTGTATTGCAACTCATCGATCACCAACGCCTCGTACAACTCTGGATCCGCGGCACCCGCGCCCGTAGTGATACCCCGTTTTCCCACAAGTGCCTCGTGAATCGCGTCAGACGTGGCGTTCTTGAGGCGTGCCCCCGGCGTGTGCTCGGAATTCTCGATCGCGTCCGCGAACGATCGGTGATCGATGGGGGCGGACGCGTCGGCTTCCGCCCAACCGACGAGGTAATCGAGGCGCCCCGAGTTCACCATCGGGCCTCCGGCCACAACGTGCCGCGCCAGCACCTCGCGGATATCGATGATCGGGCACCGCAGCCGGAACGCGCGTGAGCGGTCGTCCTCAAGCAATAGAGCAATCGCGGTGCGTTCAACCTCGGAAATCGGACGAGGCATCGTTGCCGGCTCCCCGTCGTACGTCAGAGCCGGCCTTCCCTCCTCCTTATCGCGCTCCCACCGCAGGCGACTGAGCTCGACCCCCGCGAGGTTGTCCGCGGCTGAGACGAGCAGGTCCGCAGTCGCTTTATCGGGTACGACGAGGTGCACAGCGTCAGGCACTCCTTCGCCCGCTGCCTTCCGCTGCTCGCGCATCGCACGGTTCAATGCAGAACCGATGCGGCGCATTACCGTTCGCCGTGTGTCGGAGGACTGCGGGTCTGCGAAAACCGTGAACTCCCAGTCATCCCGGCCCTGTGCCGTTACTCGCTGAAGGCCGATGCCGTGGACGCCAAGCGCCGCCGCGTCCGACTTCGCGAGCACCACATTCACCGTTCCCGGAGCGCCCGCCTGATCGACACGTCGCTGCCCGGTGAACTGGGGGATCCCGTCAAGAGTTGCCGCTATGTTCGCCGTCATCGATGCTGGCAGCAGACCTACTTCGGAGACGCCGTCGACCAGGCCGAGCGCATGCCGACGCTTGTCACCCCTCACTCCGATCTCGATAAGCAGGTCATCTGGGGAATTTGAATTGCGGAGTTCGTCACGGCAGTAGCTAAAGAGTGTGCAGGTCGGGCAGGCTCCCGGATCGAACGCCGCCTCGAGGTGAGCCACCAACGGCTTCACGTCGTCGCCAACCGTGTGCCCCGATTGATCCGCCTCGCGGCGGCGTTCTTCGATACGGAGCGTCACCTCTTCGGCGTAGTCGTGGAGGTTCTCGACCACGGGCTCGGGCTGGAGAAACGCATTGCGCGGGACCGCTAGGACACCGAAGGTATGCACCGACATCCCGGCCGGTAGCCGGGACCAGGCCCGCGCCGATTCGGCGCCGACGGCGACCTGGAGGAAGCCTTTCAACATGCGCGCATCGTCGATCCGCGAACGGACTCGCTCGTAATCTTTTGCGTCGCCCATCACGAGCCATGTGGCGTTGGGATCCTCCACCGACGGAGCGATCACCGCGAAGTCGGGCTTCACATCGGTCGCGCGCGTGTTCTCGAATCCGACGAACGGCACTGCGAGCTGGAAGATCAGGGTGCTCGCTCCGGTGTCGATCGCCCGCGCATGCGCATCCGCGAACGCCTGTGCAGTCGAGTCGACGTTCATGTGAGCGTTGACGGTGACGACTTCTGTGGGACGCGCTAGACCGATTGCGCCGACTGTGCGCGTGGCGACCTGACTGGCGAAGCTTTCACTCTTGACGAGCCGTTCGAAGGTGATCGCGCGCATCCACCGCGCCTGCGGGATTCCGGCGGCGGTGTCGGGGAAACCGACGGACTTCGCCAAGTTGCGGCGGGTTAAGCCGGTGATTAGCGGGTCGGTACCCCGGAAACGCGCGCAGGCCGCGTGCGACGACGCGGCAACGGCGCTGGACCCGCCCCCCGCAACCTCGATAGCCATCCTTGCCTTCGCCCCGCTTGTCGCCTGTCCAATTTAGCTCGCGCTACACCTTAGTTAAGACCTGTGACAGGCACTCGCAAACACGGCACTTCGCAGTGATTCCTACATCTCGAAAGCGACCGCGTTGAGAGTCAACGTTGTTGTCCTGTCCGAACATCAGCCGCGAAGTTGCTGCGAAAGTCCTTGCTTGGAGATCAACTTCTATCCCAGATTGGGGATATACATGTCGATGATCTTGGCCTTTGAAAGCCTTGCTCCGGTTGGTTCTACGTCCGCGAATCGCCATGAAACGGACTTCTCGTGAAGCGCATCGACCGCACGCCGATTGGAGTCGAGCTACCCGACATCAGCCAACAACCTCAATGCCCCGCCACGCGACAGCTGCTCGTGCTCCCGCGAGTTCCGGTACGTCCGTAGACATCCGTAGCACGACGTCTCTTCACCGCAGTCACAGTTGGTAATGCGCTGAACTGCTGTCTTTAGTACCGGACCGATATTGGCGGCAATGACCTT contains the following coding sequences:
- a CDS encoding site-specific DNA-methyltransferase, coding for MSRLNDLLRQLETKDPALAKDLRREVDALSNRRAFGLNFERHVPEAVELPGRPVRRGDKVRILPPRGSKSSARDARLWRVVEFTRDASGIRTASLELIGDDETAEALVDDLVVVAEFRDPIYPGLVSTGKIERGGDKPYHSVINAENYHALQTLLFTHRAQVDVIYIDPPYNTGARDWKYNNDYVEGEDLYRHSKWLAFMERRLKLAKQLLNPDDSVLIVTIDEKEYLRLGLLLEQVFPEARVQMVTDVTNPRAGVARPGAFTRTEEYLFYVVLGEGSGVVPAPLSSAEGDATAVKAPIWFSLMRTGSNSSRTARPNLFYPIWVHADGRLHSVGETIPLQSDRNAVAAPAPGLTAIWPIRPNGDENTWQLGAVAIRKAFLDGTARINSSSSGHKVNYLRTAEKKRIAAGEIEQLGKDDRGALILRHREGAIRTTAPRTVWTAPAHDAGLFGSSLLATLIPGRKFPFPKSLYAVEDALRFAVVNKPNATIVDFFAGSGTTAHAVMRLNKQDGGRRRSISVTNNEVGADEQKELVDQSYRPGDPEWEQRGICRHITQPRLAAAITGNTPNGDPVRGDYKFTDEFPIADGFDENVEFFALTYEAPLRVSSNREFEKVAPLLWLRAGSQGRRIEDMSAGWNAADTYGVLADLNQSERFLKAVAAMDSIRVAFIVTDEDRLFESVVRELPDQVEPVRLYEAYLQNFEIETGRSTL
- a CDS encoding AAA family ATPase; its protein translation is MTTEHGETGHFQGPLDVAIGDKHHEDAAALNDCVSDEASAELADMLAGTSPMERILLKASAGAGKSYALKRLVVEATQHAEGRRVAITAFTNKQVRPLAVSVADSLGKDAVALLASHEAYNAIPSEVLAAASVVTSTSQLPTDVKVVIATAARFGAIGEVGRLRNHLGDAANGVAPFDVLFVDEAWQIAHHLFDRITKIAPLWVGVGDVGQLPPLEIGENPWRGDPGYNPYRAWPTEYDDDPRTWSRELPTVWRPCAGHLALWRAFYPEWESLDCVAAPGDREIDLGSMDDGVAEIWRQVGTGVPTLLEVAGLPEPEAADIDMPLMEFVEYVVDEFFTAEVSLISATYDIDVPGRPTGNWDRISPRGDHQYPLIAILATRNQSVDDAKEIVDRLQKKHNLTDRDIVASTVDSWQGNTNGVTIAVHPLNGAAELDTFNSSFGRLAVACTRATHGLLMLARPGLDDLLAEAPARPGTPFGEPGTRQLPRQTHVRILATFARSVIDVSDDE